The following proteins are encoded in a genomic region of Columba livia isolate bColLiv1 breed racing homer chromosome 17, bColLiv1.pat.W.v2, whole genome shotgun sequence:
- the EMID1 gene encoding EMI domain-containing protein 1 isoform X1 gives MAGRARGPCPHRCLPLPAPLPAPLPAPLGLCLCLCCLLLPPAAGSWSPAVLQPAARSNWCSYTVTRTVSCHVQNGTFLQRVFQGCRWPLACGGGSSYRAIVRPIYRVSYKTVTALEWRCCPGHAGANCEEEPHTFLALRDTGRPSTAPRRPPLRPTAFSGCLNCSRVGELTARLATLEAQVARLAVAEPPPSPAPQGSSPGRGPKTGQLWGSPAARGSPGDDGRPGWPGPPGPKGDAGGRGPSGAPGVKGPMGPPGPPGPPGPPGRDGARGLPGEKGLPGPPGPPGPPAPVGPVIPHLAEPRDPLLSNTFPEATGGIVGPAGPPGPVGPMGPPGPPGPIGPPGPPGPDGRAGTPGAAGPPGEKGDRGPQGPPGSRGQEGAQGEPGPRGEPGDKGTWASSFQTLLRQQARLEVLARRVTLLEAIIWPEPEPGSGSAPPGTVTPGPPRGKRGSGHLPYRIVAPPRRPPGKQ, from the exons ATGGCGGGCCGTGCCCGGGGGCCCTGCCCGCACcgctgcctgcccctgcccgcaCCGCTGCCCGCACCGCTGCCCGCACCCCTGGGGCTCTGCCTGtgcctctgctgcctgctgctgccgcccgccgccggcTCCTGGAGCCCGGCCGTGCTGCAGCCCGCCGCCCGCAG CAACTGGTGCTCCTACACGGTGACACGCACAGTGTCATGCCACGTCCAGAATGGCACCTTCCTCCAGCGGGTCTTCCAGGGCTGCCGCTGGCCCCTGGCGTGTGGCGGGGGCAG cagctACCGCGCCATCGTCCGGCCCATCTACAGGGTGAGCTACAAAACGGTGACGGCGCTGGAGTGGAGGTGCTGCCCTGGGCATGCCGGGGCCAACTGCGAGGAAG AGCCTCACACCTTCCTCGCCCTGCGTGACACCGGgcgccccagcactgccccgcGCCGGCCCCCCCTGCGCCCCACGGCTTTCTCAG GGTGCCTGAACTGCAGCCGTGTCGGCGAGCTGACAGCCCGGCTGGCCACCCTTGAGGCACAG GTGGCCCGGCTGGCAGTGGCTGAACCACCCCCCTCCCCGGCACCCCAAGGCAGCTCCCCGGGCAGGGGACCAAAGACTGGACAGCTCTGGGGATCCCCAGCTGCCCGTGGGAGCCCCGGGGATGATG GGAGACCCGGTTGGCCGGGCCCCCCTGGCCCCAAGGGAGACGCAGGAGGACGGGGACCATCAGGTGCTCCAGGGGTGAAGGGTCCAATGGGGCCACCAG GTCCCCCTggtcccccaggaccccccggcCGGGATGGGGCCAGGGGGCTCCCTGGAGAGAAGGGGTTACCTGGCCCCCCTggccccccaggaccccccgcCCCAGTGGGGCCAGTGATACCCCATCTAGCTGAGCCCA GGGACCCCCTCCTCTCCAACACCTTCCCTGAAGCCACCGGGGGCATCGTGGGTCCCGCTGGACCCCCTGGACCTGTGGGGCCGATGG GTCCTCCCGGCCCTCCAGGTCCCATCGGGCCACCCGGCCCCCCAGGACCCGAT GGTAGAGCGGGGACCCCCGGAGCTGCTGGCCCCCCCGGGGAGAAGGGAGACAGG GGTCCCCAGGGCCCCCCAGGCAGCCGTGGCCAGGAAGGGGCACAG GGCGAGCCGGGGCCCAGGGGCGAGCCGGGCGACAAGGGCACTTGG GCCAGTAGCTTCCAAACCCTCCTGCGGCAGCAGGCCCGGCTGGAGGTCCTGGCTAGAAGGGTCACCTTGCTGGAAGCCATCATCTGGCCAG AACCAGAGCCCGGCTCGGGCAGCGCCCCCCCCGGCACGGTGACACCCGGGCCCCCCCGCGGCAAGCGCGGCAGCGGCCACCTCCCCTACCGCATCGTGGCCCCCCCCCGGCGGCCCCCCGGCAAGCAGTGA
- the EMID1 gene encoding EMI domain-containing protein 1 isoform X4, translating to MAGRARGPCPHRCLPLPAPLPAPLPAPLGLCLCLCCLLLPPAAGSWSPAVLQPAARSNWCSYTVTRTVSCHVQNGTFLQRVFQGCRWPLACGGGSSYRAIVRPIYRVSYKTVTALEWRCCPGHAGANCEEEPHTFLALRDTGRPSTAPRRPPLRPTAFSGCLNCSRVGELTARLATLEAQVARLAVAEPPPSPAPQGSSPGRGPKTGQLWGSPAARGSPGDDGRPGWPGPPGPKGDAGGRGPSGAPGVKGPMGPPGPPGPPGPPGRDGARGLPGEKGLPGPPGPPGPPAPVGPVIPHLAEPRDPLLSNTFPEATGGIVGPAGPPGPVGPMGPPGPPGPIGPPGPPGPDGRAGTPGAAGPPGEKGDRGPQGPPGSRGQEGAQGEPGPRGEPGDKGTWASSFQTLLRQQARLEVLARRVTLLEAIIWPGDQGAPLEPRETMETLLNQGKFWSSLDQRKL from the exons ATGGCGGGCCGTGCCCGGGGGCCCTGCCCGCACcgctgcctgcccctgcccgcaCCGCTGCCCGCACCGCTGCCCGCACCCCTGGGGCTCTGCCTGtgcctctgctgcctgctgctgccgcccgccgccggcTCCTGGAGCCCGGCCGTGCTGCAGCCCGCCGCCCGCAG CAACTGGTGCTCCTACACGGTGACACGCACAGTGTCATGCCACGTCCAGAATGGCACCTTCCTCCAGCGGGTCTTCCAGGGCTGCCGCTGGCCCCTGGCGTGTGGCGGGGGCAG cagctACCGCGCCATCGTCCGGCCCATCTACAGGGTGAGCTACAAAACGGTGACGGCGCTGGAGTGGAGGTGCTGCCCTGGGCATGCCGGGGCCAACTGCGAGGAAG AGCCTCACACCTTCCTCGCCCTGCGTGACACCGGgcgccccagcactgccccgcGCCGGCCCCCCCTGCGCCCCACGGCTTTCTCAG GGTGCCTGAACTGCAGCCGTGTCGGCGAGCTGACAGCCCGGCTGGCCACCCTTGAGGCACAG GTGGCCCGGCTGGCAGTGGCTGAACCACCCCCCTCCCCGGCACCCCAAGGCAGCTCCCCGGGCAGGGGACCAAAGACTGGACAGCTCTGGGGATCCCCAGCTGCCCGTGGGAGCCCCGGGGATGATG GGAGACCCGGTTGGCCGGGCCCCCCTGGCCCCAAGGGAGACGCAGGAGGACGGGGACCATCAGGTGCTCCAGGGGTGAAGGGTCCAATGGGGCCACCAG GTCCCCCTggtcccccaggaccccccggcCGGGATGGGGCCAGGGGGCTCCCTGGAGAGAAGGGGTTACCTGGCCCCCCTggccccccaggaccccccgcCCCAGTGGGGCCAGTGATACCCCATCTAGCTGAGCCCA GGGACCCCCTCCTCTCCAACACCTTCCCTGAAGCCACCGGGGGCATCGTGGGTCCCGCTGGACCCCCTGGACCTGTGGGGCCGATGG GTCCTCCCGGCCCTCCAGGTCCCATCGGGCCACCCGGCCCCCCAGGACCCGAT GGTAGAGCGGGGACCCCCGGAGCTGCTGGCCCCCCCGGGGAGAAGGGAGACAGG GGTCCCCAGGGCCCCCCAGGCAGCCGTGGCCAGGAAGGGGCACAG GGCGAGCCGGGGCCCAGGGGCGAGCCGGGCGACAAGGGCACTTGG GCCAGTAGCTTCCAAACCCTCCTGCGGCAGCAGGCCCGGCTGGAGGTCCTGGCTAGAAGGGTCACCTTGCTGGAAGCCATCATCTGGCCAG GAGACCAGGGAGCCCCTCTTGAACCAAGGGAGACCATGGAGACCCTCTTGAACCAAGGGAAGTTCTGGAGCTCATTGGACCAAAGAAAACTGTAG
- the EMID1 gene encoding EMI domain-containing protein 1 isoform X7 → MAGRARGPCPHRCLPLPAPLPAPLPAPLGLCLCLCCLLLPPAAGSWSPAVLQPAARSNWCSYTVTRTVSCHVQNGTFLQRVFQGCRWPLACGGGSYRAIVRPIYRVSYKTVTALEWRCCPGHAGANCEEEPHTFLALRDTGRPSTAPRRPPLRPTAFSGCLNCSRVGELTARLATLEAQVARLAVAEPPPSPAPQGSSPGRGPKTGQLWGSPAARGSPGDDGRPGWPGPPGPKGDAGGRGPSGAPGVKGPMGPPGPPGPPGPPGRDGARGLPGEKGLPGPPGPPGPPAPVGPVIPHLAEPRDPLLSNTFPEATGGIVGPAGPPGPVGPMGPPGPPGPIGPPGPPGPDGRAGTPGAAGPPGEKGDRGPQGPPGSRGQEGAQGEPGPRGEPGDKGTWGEGLHQLREALKILAERVLILETMIGLYEPEPGSGSAPPGTVTPGPPRGKRGSGHLPYRIVAPPRRPPGKQ, encoded by the exons ATGGCGGGCCGTGCCCGGGGGCCCTGCCCGCACcgctgcctgcccctgcccgcaCCGCTGCCCGCACCGCTGCCCGCACCCCTGGGGCTCTGCCTGtgcctctgctgcctgctgctgccgcccgccgccggcTCCTGGAGCCCGGCCGTGCTGCAGCCCGCCGCCCGCAG CAACTGGTGCTCCTACACGGTGACACGCACAGTGTCATGCCACGTCCAGAATGGCACCTTCCTCCAGCGGGTCTTCCAGGGCTGCCGCTGGCCCCTGGCGTGTGGCGGGGGCAG ctACCGCGCCATCGTCCGGCCCATCTACAGGGTGAGCTACAAAACGGTGACGGCGCTGGAGTGGAGGTGCTGCCCTGGGCATGCCGGGGCCAACTGCGAGGAAG AGCCTCACACCTTCCTCGCCCTGCGTGACACCGGgcgccccagcactgccccgcGCCGGCCCCCCCTGCGCCCCACGGCTTTCTCAG GGTGCCTGAACTGCAGCCGTGTCGGCGAGCTGACAGCCCGGCTGGCCACCCTTGAGGCACAG GTGGCCCGGCTGGCAGTGGCTGAACCACCCCCCTCCCCGGCACCCCAAGGCAGCTCCCCGGGCAGGGGACCAAAGACTGGACAGCTCTGGGGATCCCCAGCTGCCCGTGGGAGCCCCGGGGATGATG GGAGACCCGGTTGGCCGGGCCCCCCTGGCCCCAAGGGAGACGCAGGAGGACGGGGACCATCAGGTGCTCCAGGGGTGAAGGGTCCAATGGGGCCACCAG GTCCCCCTggtcccccaggaccccccggcCGGGATGGGGCCAGGGGGCTCCCTGGAGAGAAGGGGTTACCTGGCCCCCCTggccccccaggaccccccgcCCCAGTGGGGCCAGTGATACCCCATCTAGCTGAGCCCA GGGACCCCCTCCTCTCCAACACCTTCCCTGAAGCCACCGGGGGCATCGTGGGTCCCGCTGGACCCCCTGGACCTGTGGGGCCGATGG GTCCTCCCGGCCCTCCAGGTCCCATCGGGCCACCCGGCCCCCCAGGACCCGAT GGTAGAGCGGGGACCCCCGGAGCTGCTGGCCCCCCCGGGGAGAAGGGAGACAGG GGTCCCCAGGGCCCCCCAGGCAGCCGTGGCCAGGAAGGGGCACAG GGCGAGCCGGGGCCCAGGGGCGAGCCGGGCGACAAGGGCACTTGG GGGGAGGGTTTGCACCAGCTCCGCGAGGCGCTGAAGATTTTAGCAGAGAGGGTTTTAATCTTGGAAACAATGATTGGGCTCTACG AACCAGAGCCCGGCTCGGGCAGCGCCCCCCCCGGCACGGTGACACCCGGGCCCCCCCGCGGCAAGCGCGGCAGCGGCCACCTCCCCTACCGCATCGTGGCCCCCCCCCGGCGGCCCCCCGGCAAGCAGTGA
- the EMID1 gene encoding EMI domain-containing protein 1 isoform X2: MAGRARGPCPHRCLPLPAPLPAPLPAPLGLCLCLCCLLLPPAAGSWSPAVLQPAARSNWCSYTVTRTVSCHVQNGTFLQRVFQGCRWPLACGGGSYRAIVRPIYRVSYKTVTALEWRCCPGHAGANCEEEPHTFLALRDTGRPSTAPRRPPLRPTAFSGCLNCSRVGELTARLATLEAQVARLAVAEPPPSPAPQGSSPGRGPKTGQLWGSPAARGSPGDDGRPGWPGPPGPKGDAGGRGPSGAPGVKGPMGPPGPPGPPGPPGRDGARGLPGEKGLPGPPGPPGPPAPVGPVIPHLAEPRDPLLSNTFPEATGGIVGPAGPPGPVGPMGPPGPPGPIGPPGPPGPDGRAGTPGAAGPPGEKGDRGPQGPPGSRGQEGAQGEPGPRGEPGDKGTWASSFQTLLRQQARLEVLARRVTLLEAIIWPEPEPGSGSAPPGTVTPGPPRGKRGSGHLPYRIVAPPRRPPGKQ, from the exons ATGGCGGGCCGTGCCCGGGGGCCCTGCCCGCACcgctgcctgcccctgcccgcaCCGCTGCCCGCACCGCTGCCCGCACCCCTGGGGCTCTGCCTGtgcctctgctgcctgctgctgccgcccgccgccggcTCCTGGAGCCCGGCCGTGCTGCAGCCCGCCGCCCGCAG CAACTGGTGCTCCTACACGGTGACACGCACAGTGTCATGCCACGTCCAGAATGGCACCTTCCTCCAGCGGGTCTTCCAGGGCTGCCGCTGGCCCCTGGCGTGTGGCGGGGGCAG ctACCGCGCCATCGTCCGGCCCATCTACAGGGTGAGCTACAAAACGGTGACGGCGCTGGAGTGGAGGTGCTGCCCTGGGCATGCCGGGGCCAACTGCGAGGAAG AGCCTCACACCTTCCTCGCCCTGCGTGACACCGGgcgccccagcactgccccgcGCCGGCCCCCCCTGCGCCCCACGGCTTTCTCAG GGTGCCTGAACTGCAGCCGTGTCGGCGAGCTGACAGCCCGGCTGGCCACCCTTGAGGCACAG GTGGCCCGGCTGGCAGTGGCTGAACCACCCCCCTCCCCGGCACCCCAAGGCAGCTCCCCGGGCAGGGGACCAAAGACTGGACAGCTCTGGGGATCCCCAGCTGCCCGTGGGAGCCCCGGGGATGATG GGAGACCCGGTTGGCCGGGCCCCCCTGGCCCCAAGGGAGACGCAGGAGGACGGGGACCATCAGGTGCTCCAGGGGTGAAGGGTCCAATGGGGCCACCAG GTCCCCCTggtcccccaggaccccccggcCGGGATGGGGCCAGGGGGCTCCCTGGAGAGAAGGGGTTACCTGGCCCCCCTggccccccaggaccccccgcCCCAGTGGGGCCAGTGATACCCCATCTAGCTGAGCCCA GGGACCCCCTCCTCTCCAACACCTTCCCTGAAGCCACCGGGGGCATCGTGGGTCCCGCTGGACCCCCTGGACCTGTGGGGCCGATGG GTCCTCCCGGCCCTCCAGGTCCCATCGGGCCACCCGGCCCCCCAGGACCCGAT GGTAGAGCGGGGACCCCCGGAGCTGCTGGCCCCCCCGGGGAGAAGGGAGACAGG GGTCCCCAGGGCCCCCCAGGCAGCCGTGGCCAGGAAGGGGCACAG GGCGAGCCGGGGCCCAGGGGCGAGCCGGGCGACAAGGGCACTTGG GCCAGTAGCTTCCAAACCCTCCTGCGGCAGCAGGCCCGGCTGGAGGTCCTGGCTAGAAGGGTCACCTTGCTGGAAGCCATCATCTGGCCAG AACCAGAGCCCGGCTCGGGCAGCGCCCCCCCCGGCACGGTGACACCCGGGCCCCCCCGCGGCAAGCGCGGCAGCGGCCACCTCCCCTACCGCATCGTGGCCCCCCCCCGGCGGCCCCCCGGCAAGCAGTGA
- the EMID1 gene encoding EMI domain-containing protein 1 isoform X3, translated as MAGRARGPCPHRCLPLPAPLPAPLPAPLGLCLCLCCLLLPPAAGSWSPAVLQPAARSNWCSYTVTRTVSCHVQNGTFLQRVFQGCRWPLACGGGSSYRAIVRPIYRVSYKTVTALEWRCCPGHAGANCEEEPHTFLALRDTGRPSTAPRRPPLRPTAFSGCLNCSRVGELTARLATLEAQVARLAVAEPPPSPAPQGSSPGRGPKTGQLWGSPAARGSPGDDGRPGWPGPPGPKGDAGGRGPSGAPGVKGPMGPPGPPGPPGPPGRDGARGLPGEKGLPGPPGPPGPPAPVGPVIPHLAEPRDPLLSNTFPEATGGIVGPAGPPGPVGPMGPPGPPGPIGPPGPPGPDGRAGTPGAAGPPGEKGDRGPQGPPGSRGQEGAQGEPGPRGEPGDKGTWGEGLHQLREALKILAERVLILETMIGLYEPEPGSGSAPPGTVTPGPPRGKRGSGHLPYRIVAPPRRPPGKQ; from the exons ATGGCGGGCCGTGCCCGGGGGCCCTGCCCGCACcgctgcctgcccctgcccgcaCCGCTGCCCGCACCGCTGCCCGCACCCCTGGGGCTCTGCCTGtgcctctgctgcctgctgctgccgcccgccgccggcTCCTGGAGCCCGGCCGTGCTGCAGCCCGCCGCCCGCAG CAACTGGTGCTCCTACACGGTGACACGCACAGTGTCATGCCACGTCCAGAATGGCACCTTCCTCCAGCGGGTCTTCCAGGGCTGCCGCTGGCCCCTGGCGTGTGGCGGGGGCAG cagctACCGCGCCATCGTCCGGCCCATCTACAGGGTGAGCTACAAAACGGTGACGGCGCTGGAGTGGAGGTGCTGCCCTGGGCATGCCGGGGCCAACTGCGAGGAAG AGCCTCACACCTTCCTCGCCCTGCGTGACACCGGgcgccccagcactgccccgcGCCGGCCCCCCCTGCGCCCCACGGCTTTCTCAG GGTGCCTGAACTGCAGCCGTGTCGGCGAGCTGACAGCCCGGCTGGCCACCCTTGAGGCACAG GTGGCCCGGCTGGCAGTGGCTGAACCACCCCCCTCCCCGGCACCCCAAGGCAGCTCCCCGGGCAGGGGACCAAAGACTGGACAGCTCTGGGGATCCCCAGCTGCCCGTGGGAGCCCCGGGGATGATG GGAGACCCGGTTGGCCGGGCCCCCCTGGCCCCAAGGGAGACGCAGGAGGACGGGGACCATCAGGTGCTCCAGGGGTGAAGGGTCCAATGGGGCCACCAG GTCCCCCTggtcccccaggaccccccggcCGGGATGGGGCCAGGGGGCTCCCTGGAGAGAAGGGGTTACCTGGCCCCCCTggccccccaggaccccccgcCCCAGTGGGGCCAGTGATACCCCATCTAGCTGAGCCCA GGGACCCCCTCCTCTCCAACACCTTCCCTGAAGCCACCGGGGGCATCGTGGGTCCCGCTGGACCCCCTGGACCTGTGGGGCCGATGG GTCCTCCCGGCCCTCCAGGTCCCATCGGGCCACCCGGCCCCCCAGGACCCGAT GGTAGAGCGGGGACCCCCGGAGCTGCTGGCCCCCCCGGGGAGAAGGGAGACAGG GGTCCCCAGGGCCCCCCAGGCAGCCGTGGCCAGGAAGGGGCACAG GGCGAGCCGGGGCCCAGGGGCGAGCCGGGCGACAAGGGCACTTGG GGGGAGGGTTTGCACCAGCTCCGCGAGGCGCTGAAGATTTTAGCAGAGAGGGTTTTAATCTTGGAAACAATGATTGGGCTCTACG AACCAGAGCCCGGCTCGGGCAGCGCCCCCCCCGGCACGGTGACACCCGGGCCCCCCCGCGGCAAGCGCGGCAGCGGCCACCTCCCCTACCGCATCGTGGCCCCCCCCCGGCGGCCCCCCGGCAAGCAGTGA
- the EMID1 gene encoding EMI domain-containing protein 1 isoform X5, whose product MAGRARGPCPHRCLPLPAPLPAPLPAPLGLCLCLCCLLLPPAAGSWSPAVLQPAARSNWCSYTVTRTVSCHVQNGTFLQRVFQGCRWPLACGGGSSYRAIVRPIYRVSYKTVTALEWRCCPGHAGANCEEEPHTFLALRDTGRPSTAPRRPPLRPTAFSGCLNCSRVGELTARLATLEAQVARLAVAEPPPSPAPQGSSPGRGPKTGQLWGSPAARGSPGDDGRPGWPGPPGPKGDAGGRGPSGAPGVKGPMGPPGPPGPPGPPGRDGARGLPGEKGLPGPPGPPGPPAPVGPVIPHLAEPRDPLLSNTFPEATGGIVGPAGPPGPVGPMGPPGPPGPIGPPGPPGPDGRAGTPGAAGPPGEKGDRGPQGPPGSRGQEGAQASSFQTLLRQQARLEVLARRVTLLEAIIWPEPEPGSGSAPPGTVTPGPPRGKRGSGHLPYRIVAPPRRPPGKQ is encoded by the exons ATGGCGGGCCGTGCCCGGGGGCCCTGCCCGCACcgctgcctgcccctgcccgcaCCGCTGCCCGCACCGCTGCCCGCACCCCTGGGGCTCTGCCTGtgcctctgctgcctgctgctgccgcccgccgccggcTCCTGGAGCCCGGCCGTGCTGCAGCCCGCCGCCCGCAG CAACTGGTGCTCCTACACGGTGACACGCACAGTGTCATGCCACGTCCAGAATGGCACCTTCCTCCAGCGGGTCTTCCAGGGCTGCCGCTGGCCCCTGGCGTGTGGCGGGGGCAG cagctACCGCGCCATCGTCCGGCCCATCTACAGGGTGAGCTACAAAACGGTGACGGCGCTGGAGTGGAGGTGCTGCCCTGGGCATGCCGGGGCCAACTGCGAGGAAG AGCCTCACACCTTCCTCGCCCTGCGTGACACCGGgcgccccagcactgccccgcGCCGGCCCCCCCTGCGCCCCACGGCTTTCTCAG GGTGCCTGAACTGCAGCCGTGTCGGCGAGCTGACAGCCCGGCTGGCCACCCTTGAGGCACAG GTGGCCCGGCTGGCAGTGGCTGAACCACCCCCCTCCCCGGCACCCCAAGGCAGCTCCCCGGGCAGGGGACCAAAGACTGGACAGCTCTGGGGATCCCCAGCTGCCCGTGGGAGCCCCGGGGATGATG GGAGACCCGGTTGGCCGGGCCCCCCTGGCCCCAAGGGAGACGCAGGAGGACGGGGACCATCAGGTGCTCCAGGGGTGAAGGGTCCAATGGGGCCACCAG GTCCCCCTggtcccccaggaccccccggcCGGGATGGGGCCAGGGGGCTCCCTGGAGAGAAGGGGTTACCTGGCCCCCCTggccccccaggaccccccgcCCCAGTGGGGCCAGTGATACCCCATCTAGCTGAGCCCA GGGACCCCCTCCTCTCCAACACCTTCCCTGAAGCCACCGGGGGCATCGTGGGTCCCGCTGGACCCCCTGGACCTGTGGGGCCGATGG GTCCTCCCGGCCCTCCAGGTCCCATCGGGCCACCCGGCCCCCCAGGACCCGAT GGTAGAGCGGGGACCCCCGGAGCTGCTGGCCCCCCCGGGGAGAAGGGAGACAGG GGTCCCCAGGGCCCCCCAGGCAGCCGTGGCCAGGAAGGGGCACAG GCCAGTAGCTTCCAAACCCTCCTGCGGCAGCAGGCCCGGCTGGAGGTCCTGGCTAGAAGGGTCACCTTGCTGGAAGCCATCATCTGGCCAG AACCAGAGCCCGGCTCGGGCAGCGCCCCCCCCGGCACGGTGACACCCGGGCCCCCCCGCGGCAAGCGCGGCAGCGGCCACCTCCCCTACCGCATCGTGGCCCCCCCCCGGCGGCCCCCCGGCAAGCAGTGA
- the EMID1 gene encoding EMI domain-containing protein 1 isoform X6 codes for MAGRARGPCPHRCLPLPAPLPAPLPAPLGLCLCLCCLLLPPAAGSWSPAVLQPAARSNWCSYTVTRTVSCHVQNGTFLQRVFQGCRWPLACGGGSSYRAIVRPIYRVSYKTVTALEWRCCPGHAGANCEEEPHTFLALRDTGRPSTAPRRPPLRPTAFSGCLNCSRVGELTARLATLEAQVARLAVAEPPPSPAPQGSSPGRGPKTGQLWGSPAARGSPGDDGRPGWPGPPGPKGDAGGRGPSGAPGVKGPMGPPGDPLLSNTFPEATGGIVGPAGPPGPVGPMGPPGPPGPIGPPGPPGPDGRAGTPGAAGPPGEKGDRGPQGPPGSRGQEGAQGEPGPRGEPGDKGTWASSFQTLLRQQARLEVLARRVTLLEAIIWPEPEPGSGSAPPGTVTPGPPRGKRGSGHLPYRIVAPPRRPPGKQ; via the exons ATGGCGGGCCGTGCCCGGGGGCCCTGCCCGCACcgctgcctgcccctgcccgcaCCGCTGCCCGCACCGCTGCCCGCACCCCTGGGGCTCTGCCTGtgcctctgctgcctgctgctgccgcccgccgccggcTCCTGGAGCCCGGCCGTGCTGCAGCCCGCCGCCCGCAG CAACTGGTGCTCCTACACGGTGACACGCACAGTGTCATGCCACGTCCAGAATGGCACCTTCCTCCAGCGGGTCTTCCAGGGCTGCCGCTGGCCCCTGGCGTGTGGCGGGGGCAG cagctACCGCGCCATCGTCCGGCCCATCTACAGGGTGAGCTACAAAACGGTGACGGCGCTGGAGTGGAGGTGCTGCCCTGGGCATGCCGGGGCCAACTGCGAGGAAG AGCCTCACACCTTCCTCGCCCTGCGTGACACCGGgcgccccagcactgccccgcGCCGGCCCCCCCTGCGCCCCACGGCTTTCTCAG GGTGCCTGAACTGCAGCCGTGTCGGCGAGCTGACAGCCCGGCTGGCCACCCTTGAGGCACAG GTGGCCCGGCTGGCAGTGGCTGAACCACCCCCCTCCCCGGCACCCCAAGGCAGCTCCCCGGGCAGGGGACCAAAGACTGGACAGCTCTGGGGATCCCCAGCTGCCCGTGGGAGCCCCGGGGATGATG GGAGACCCGGTTGGCCGGGCCCCCCTGGCCCCAAGGGAGACGCAGGAGGACGGGGACCATCAGGTGCTCCAGGGGTGAAGGGTCCAATGGGGCCACCAG GGGACCCCCTCCTCTCCAACACCTTCCCTGAAGCCACCGGGGGCATCGTGGGTCCCGCTGGACCCCCTGGACCTGTGGGGCCGATGG GTCCTCCCGGCCCTCCAGGTCCCATCGGGCCACCCGGCCCCCCAGGACCCGAT GGTAGAGCGGGGACCCCCGGAGCTGCTGGCCCCCCCGGGGAGAAGGGAGACAGG GGTCCCCAGGGCCCCCCAGGCAGCCGTGGCCAGGAAGGGGCACAG GGCGAGCCGGGGCCCAGGGGCGAGCCGGGCGACAAGGGCACTTGG GCCAGTAGCTTCCAAACCCTCCTGCGGCAGCAGGCCCGGCTGGAGGTCCTGGCTAGAAGGGTCACCTTGCTGGAAGCCATCATCTGGCCAG AACCAGAGCCCGGCTCGGGCAGCGCCCCCCCCGGCACGGTGACACCCGGGCCCCCCCGCGGCAAGCGCGGCAGCGGCCACCTCCCCTACCGCATCGTGGCCCCCCCCCGGCGGCCCCCCGGCAAGCAGTGA